In a genomic window of Vallitalea okinawensis:
- a CDS encoding class I SAM-dependent methyltransferase, protein MSINKKNPYDVESHIAEIYDNIECNRDDVNLILQLLKEFNCKNILEPFCGTGRILLSLAENGFDVTGIDASHVMLNALQKKRAAQSTSIRNKVKIIVADVTEYGWAKGYDAIILGCNCLFELATLEEQEKVLTKAYNSVKSGGYIFIDSDIIENELPDYWCKLNTENSAFPSGLCEDGIELKSYSKPTFVDKKNKIWKASRRTEVYKDSKIIAEYSWKQQKHPIGYSEIMNIVANLNLSVINVWGDIIGKKPFKLGSGRATFWLKK, encoded by the coding sequence TTGAGTATTAATAAGAAAAATCCGTATGATGTAGAAAGCCATATCGCTGAAATATATGATAATATCGAATGTAATCGAGATGATGTAAATTTAATTTTACAACTACTAAAAGAGTTTAATTGTAAGAATATATTGGAGCCCTTTTGTGGGACAGGAAGAATACTATTATCTCTAGCTGAAAATGGCTTTGATGTAACAGGAATTGATGCATCTCATGTAATGTTAAATGCACTACAAAAGAAGCGAGCAGCCCAATCCACCAGTATAAGGAATAAGGTTAAAATTATTGTAGCAGATGTGACTGAGTATGGATGGGCTAAAGGGTATGATGCCATTATTTTAGGGTGTAACTGCTTATTTGAGCTGGCGACATTAGAAGAGCAAGAAAAGGTTTTGACAAAGGCATATAATTCAGTAAAATCAGGGGGATACATATTTATTGATAGTGATATTATAGAGAATGAATTACCGGACTATTGGTGTAAACTGAATACTGAAAATAGTGCATTTCCATCAGGATTGTGTGAGGATGGAATAGAACTTAAATCTTATTCAAAACCTACGTTCGTAGATAAGAAGAACAAAATATGGAAAGCTTCTAGAAGAACTGAAGTTTACAAAGATAGTAAAATTATTGCGGAGTATAGTTGGAAACAGCAAAAACATCCTATTGGATATAGTGAAATAATGAATATAGTAGCTAACCTAAACCTTTCTGTAATCAATGTGTGGGGAGACATAATCGGTAAGAAACCTTTTAAGTTAGGTTCTGGGCGTGCTACTTTTTGGCTAAAGAAATAA
- a CDS encoding EFR1 family ferrodoxin (N-terminal region resembles flavodoxins. C-terminal ferrodoxin region binds two 4Fe-4S clusters.) translates to MSIRGLKNEGKNKICIFYFSGTGNTAWAVGKLAEKLRVLDYAIKLIDCEDEIDFISEVECCDIVGLAFPIHSSYAPKLFQGVLNKLPNCKGKPLIALTTAGYMAGDVLWYTLKSLKSKGYVPIVFSNIIISNNMHLPVLCPLPVTKPNKLPKKLAKAERKIDKMVNYIEEDMLHIEGANPLGRLFGIMQRGIAGNFESLAFKGFYSDESCTKCGWCIKKCPNNNIQMDNKGVKFLGSCMICMRCYSFCPNHSIQMTMKTKNLKKYKRYTGPEGKRR, encoded by the coding sequence ATGAGTATACGAGGATTAAAGAATGAAGGTAAAAATAAAATATGTATATTCTATTTTAGTGGAACAGGAAACACTGCTTGGGCAGTAGGTAAATTAGCCGAGAAATTACGTGTATTAGATTATGCGATTAAGCTAATAGACTGTGAAGATGAGATTGATTTTATTTCAGAAGTCGAATGTTGTGATATAGTTGGACTTGCTTTCCCAATTCATTCGTCTTATGCGCCTAAACTGTTTCAAGGTGTATTGAATAAGTTACCAAATTGTAAAGGTAAGCCTTTAATAGCACTTACAACTGCTGGTTATATGGCTGGAGATGTTTTGTGGTATACGTTAAAGTCATTGAAAAGTAAGGGGTATGTTCCAATTGTATTTAGCAATATCATCATAAGTAACAACATGCATCTTCCAGTATTATGTCCATTGCCTGTAACGAAACCCAATAAGCTTCCTAAGAAATTAGCAAAGGCAGAGAGAAAGATCGATAAGATGGTAAATTATATTGAGGAAGACATGTTACATATAGAAGGAGCTAATCCACTTGGTAGATTATTCGGTATTATGCAAAGAGGTATTGCTGGTAATTTTGAATCATTGGCATTTAAAGGATTTTATTCAGATGAGAGTTGTACTAAATGTGGTTGGTGCATAAAGAAATGTCCTAATAATAATATACAGATGGATAATAAAGGGGTAAAATTCCTTGGTAGTTGTATGATTTGCATGAGATGTTATAGCTTTTGCCCTAATCATTCTATTCAAATGACAATGAAAACAAAGAATCTAAAGAAATATAAACGATACACAGGACCCGAAGGAAAGAGACGATAA
- a CDS encoding GNAT family N-acetyltransferase, with product MINRNFIPFPELETERLILRETQSKDVTQLFKILSDPKVAQFEYYYPVKAKEEANEFIKRYRVELEEKEEITWGIILKSTDELVGICCLGDFNEGARRAEIGYDITQSEWGKGFATEAVGAIVDYGFNVMNLNRIEAAITPGNDASVKVLEKLDFTREGLLRERDLMKGKLEDGIIMAMLRREYKLLRD from the coding sequence ATGATTAATAGAAATTTTATTCCATTTCCAGAATTAGAAACAGAAAGATTGATACTTAGAGAAACCCAGAGTAAAGATGTTACTCAATTGTTTAAAATTCTAAGTGATCCTAAAGTAGCACAATTTGAATACTATTATCCAGTAAAAGCAAAAGAAGAAGCCAATGAATTTATTAAAAGATATAGAGTAGAGTTAGAAGAAAAAGAAGAAATAACGTGGGGAATTATATTAAAAAGTACTGATGAATTAGTTGGAATATGCTGTTTGGGAGATTTTAATGAAGGGGCAAGAAGAGCTGAAATTGGCTATGATATTACGCAAAGTGAATGGGGAAAAGGATTTGCAACTGAAGCAGTTGGAGCTATTGTTGACTATGGATTTAATGTTATGAATCTAAATAGAATTGAAGCTGCTATTACGCCTGGTAATGATGCCTCTGTAAAAGTATTAGAGAAACTGGACTTTACCAGAGAGGGACTACTTAGAGAGAGGGATTTGATGAAAGGCAAGCTAGAGGATGGAATAATTATGGCAATGCTTAGAAGAGAGTATAAACTATTGAGGGATTAA
- a CDS encoding GNAT family N-acetyltransferase: MDILLGKKDNLNELEQLYNELNDYLEKGINYPGWIRGVYPIRETAISGIEEGNLYIAKQDERIVGSVILNHKPELAYNQAKWKLVSDYSDVFVVHTFVVHPDYLGQGIGKALLEFSIMHCRNLNAKSIRLDVYEGNTPALKIYEKFGFDYIDTVDLGLGDYGLKWFRLYEKLL; the protein is encoded by the coding sequence ATGGACATCTTATTAGGGAAAAAAGATAATTTGAATGAATTGGAACAACTATATAACGAATTAAACGATTACTTAGAAAAAGGGATAAACTATCCTGGATGGATAAGAGGTGTGTATCCAATAAGAGAAACTGCAATCAGTGGTATTGAAGAAGGGAATCTTTATATTGCCAAACAGGATGAAAGAATTGTGGGTTCGGTTATTTTAAATCATAAACCTGAACTAGCATATAATCAAGCCAAATGGAAACTAGTATCAGATTATTCAGATGTATTTGTGGTACATACTTTTGTGGTACATCCCGATTATTTAGGACAAGGTATAGGGAAAGCACTGTTGGAGTTTTCAATTATGCACTGTAGAAATTTAAATGCTAAATCAATCAGATTAGATGTATATGAAGGTAATACACCGGCGTTAAAAATATATGAAAAATTTGGCTTTGATTATATTGATACAGTTGATTTAGGGCTTGGTGATTATGGTTTAAAGTGGTTTAGGTTATATGAAAAATTACTTTAA
- a CDS encoding sugar phosphate isomerase/epimerase family protein: MITIYDWFGYELPIKERYQLIKKAGFDGVLLWWSEHFSRNDYRNGPQIVREAGLFIENIHTPIQYQNNLWLDNQDGEALADCYLQCVVDCAAFEIPTMVVHLPNEDNPYNALGLDRIKRIAEKAEQLGVNVALENLRNITNVSYVLDQVDSLRIGFCYDCCHHHNNNPSDDLLSMYGSRLMALHLHDNGGNYAQHQLPFDGMIDWSTTMKKIAKTNYSGATALEPMNWDYKDLSAEKFLQEAFKRAKRLEALKLYNP, translated from the coding sequence ATGATTACTATTTATGATTGGTTTGGCTATGAATTGCCGATTAAGGAACGTTATCAGTTAATAAAAAAAGCCGGATTTGACGGTGTTCTGCTATGGTGGAGCGAACACTTTAGTCGGAACGATTACCGCAACGGACCACAAATTGTGCGTGAAGCAGGTCTTTTTATAGAAAATATCCACACGCCAATCCAATATCAAAACAATCTCTGGCTTGACAATCAGGACGGTGAAGCTTTAGCGGATTGTTATTTGCAATGTGTTGTAGATTGTGCCGCATTTGAAATTCCGACAATGGTGGTACACCTACCCAACGAAGACAATCCATATAATGCATTGGGACTGGATAGAATAAAGAGAATTGCTGAAAAAGCTGAGCAGCTTGGTGTTAATGTTGCGCTGGAGAATTTACGAAACATTACCAATGTCTCATATGTATTGGACCAAGTGGATTCACTCCGTATCGGATTTTGTTACGACTGCTGCCACCACCACAACAACAATCCCAGCGATGACTTATTATCCATGTATGGTTCCCGCTTAATGGCACTACATTTACATGATAATGGTGGAAATTATGCCCAACACCAGTTACCATTTGACGGTATGATTGATTGGTCTACAACTATGAAAAAAATTGCGAAAACGAATTATTCAGGTGCTACTGCATTAGAGCCTATGAATTGGGATTATAAGGATTTATCAGCAGAGAAATTTTTACAAGAAGCCTTTAAGCGAGCAAAAAGGCTGGAAGCATTAAAACTCTATAATCCATGA
- a CDS encoding class I SAM-dependent methyltransferase, whose translation MPIIKGLEWTFNTVYKEYDKWRPTYVEELYEDIFTYKEINSSSKVVEIGIGTGQATLPILETGCILTAVEYGDELSMYAKQKFNCYKQFDVVNAKFEDFECEDNSLDLIYSASAFHWIPEEIGYAKVFKLLKSGGVFARFANHPYKDKSRYGMHEALQKVYDVYMPGVLGSEKEYSQENAKNRAEIAKKYGFIDTAYKMYYRTRTFNSDEYILLLGTYSDHIAIEEKIRKKFFGEIKSAIDELGGVITIYDTIDLELARKP comes from the coding sequence ATGCCGATTATCAAAGGACTTGAATGGACATTTAACACAGTTTACAAGGAATATGACAAATGGCGTCCTACTTATGTGGAGGAGCTATATGAGGATATTTTTACTTATAAAGAAATAAACTCATCAAGCAAAGTAGTTGAAATAGGAATCGGAACAGGACAAGCTACACTACCTATTCTTGAAACAGGGTGTATCTTAACCGCAGTAGAATATGGTGACGAATTATCAATGTATGCAAAGCAGAAATTCAACTGCTATAAACAATTTGATGTTGTAAATGCTAAGTTTGAGGATTTTGAATGTGAAGATAATTCTCTTGATTTAATTTATTCTGCATCAGCTTTTCACTGGATACCTGAGGAGATAGGTTATGCAAAGGTTTTTAAATTGCTGAAAAGCGGAGGTGTCTTTGCACGTTTTGCCAATCACCCTTATAAGGATAAAAGTAGATATGGAATGCATGAAGCTCTACAAAAAGTATATGATGTTTATATGCCCGGAGTATTAGGCAGTGAAAAGGAATATAGTCAAGAAAACGCAAAAAACCGTGCTGAGATTGCTAAAAAGTATGGGTTTATCGATACTGCTTATAAGATGTATTATAGGACAAGAACCTTTAATTCAGATGAATATATTTTACTTTTAGGAACCTACTCTGATCATATTGCTATCGAAGAAAAGATAAGAAAGAAATTTTTTGGTGAAATTAAGAGTGCCATAGATGAATTGGGTGGGGTGATTACAATTTATGATACCATTGATTTGGAGCTAGCAAGAAAACCTTAA
- a CDS encoding CPBP family intramembrane glutamic endopeptidase codes for MNDIKPIKFLSCFLLFFIFGIMFTFYNYLLIPLIIEELEISPFIVTQTVFTVLLNVPIFLTTLILVKSEGNELSWENIKVRLNFRKPVLNDFLWMLGSLIVAIVITVLIILLLSVLPISFDLLDLEKISPIIIKPLKGFERLFVLFMPISFFFNYVGEEILWRGYIYPRQELIYGKKTWIISGLLHGVYHFFMGVSVLVFLPILLAIPFVYSKTKNIYIVIIMHALLGAPTDFLLAIGI; via the coding sequence ATGAATGATATTAAACCAATTAAATTTTTATCATGTTTTTTATTGTTTTTTATTTTTGGTATAATGTTTACATTTTACAACTACTTGTTAATTCCATTAATAATTGAAGAATTAGAAATTAGTCCATTCATAGTAACGCAAACAGTTTTTACTGTACTATTGAATGTCCCTATTTTCTTAACAACTTTAATTTTAGTAAAATCTGAGGGCAATGAACTTAGTTGGGAAAATATAAAGGTTAGATTAAACTTTCGCAAACCAGTTTTAAACGACTTTCTTTGGATGCTTGGAAGCCTAATTGTTGCTATAGTTATAACAGTACTTATTATATTATTACTCAGTGTTTTACCAATTTCTTTTGATTTGTTAGATTTAGAAAAGATTTCACCAATTATAATAAAACCTTTAAAGGGATTTGAACGATTATTTGTTTTATTTATGCCGATTTCTTTCTTTTTTAATTATGTTGGGGAAGAGATTCTTTGGAGAGGATATATCTATCCAAGACAAGAGCTAATTTATGGTAAGAAAACATGGATAATAAGTGGGCTATTGCATGGAGTATATCATTTTTTTATGGGGGTATCTGTGTTAGTTTTTTTACCAATTCTTTTAGCTATACCTTTTGTATATAGTAAAACAAAGAATATTTATATTGTTATCATTATGCATGCCTTATTGGGAGCACCAACTGATTTTTTATTAGCCATTGGCATTTAA
- a CDS encoding lysophospholipid acyltransferase family protein, translating into MEFVYGDRQCIESFGRSKQMISTTTAKIMNILPDKFVTYASKKIVNKYLKKYANIDIERSENLKGIKTPTIFICNHLSNSDGLVLDKALKEIDPTFVAGVKLSNNVVTSIGVNVIKTTNIKPNTTDKEGLKKIIKLVKQGESLLIFPEGTRSRVGSLIEAKKGILLIARMTGAPIVPIGLYGTDKLLPINKEGDMSGETFNYADVHINIGKQFEFPKRAKDQDKKEYDDFATKYIMKKIAELLPENYRGVYKLVD; encoded by the coding sequence ATGGAATTTGTCTATGGGGACAGGCAGTGTATAGAATCATTCGGAAGGAGTAAGCAAATGATATCCACTACAACAGCAAAAATTATGAATATTTTACCGGATAAATTTGTCACATACGCATCTAAAAAAATTGTTAATAAATACTTGAAAAAATATGCAAATATAGACATTGAGAGGAGTGAAAACTTAAAGGGAATAAAAACACCAACTATTTTTATTTGTAATCATTTAAGCAATTCTGATGGATTAGTTTTAGATAAGGCTTTAAAAGAGATTGATCCAACTTTTGTAGCAGGTGTAAAGCTGTCAAATAATGTTGTTACAAGTATAGGGGTTAATGTAATAAAGACTACAAATATAAAACCTAATACTACTGATAAAGAGGGTCTTAAGAAAATTATTAAACTTGTTAAGCAAGGGGAAAGTTTATTGATTTTCCCAGAAGGAACTAGAAGTAGAGTTGGTAGTTTGATAGAAGCAAAGAAAGGAATCCTTCTTATAGCAAGAATGACAGGAGCTCCTATTGTACCTATTGGACTATATGGAACAGATAAACTCTTACCTATAAATAAAGAAGGAGATATGAGTGGGGAAACCTTTAATTATGCAGATGTTCATATCAATATTGGAAAACAATTTGAATTTCCCAAGAGAGCAAAAGATCAAGATAAAAAAGAATATGATGATTTTGCGACAAAATATATAATGAAGAAAATAGCTGAATTATTACCTGAGAATTATAGAGGAGTATATAAATTAGTAGATTGA
- a CDS encoding aminoglycoside phosphotransferase family protein, with protein MVQYGKMLGVGNTATVYEWKEDKVLKLFHRGYPRDAVEKEFNNARTINSLDFAKAKAYEIISCEEQLGIIYDKLEGESLLDWVSRTGDVEGCAVHMAKLHKQIIRNKISNVPNYKEFLKDNTVNLPMSKQKEVLNMLEKLPEANTLCHGDFHPGNIFISSDSTMIIDFMNVCHGDYLYDVARTVFLIEYTPVPIDSKEREMIIYLKKTLADLYLIQMDVTREMIQDYLSVIIICRMAECPETSF; from the coding sequence ATGGTGCAATATGGAAAGATGTTAGGGGTAGGTAATACTGCAACTGTATATGAATGGAAAGAAGATAAGGTACTTAAGCTCTTTCATCGAGGATATCCTAGAGATGCAGTAGAAAAGGAGTTCAATAATGCACGGACGATAAATAGCTTGGACTTTGCAAAAGCTAAAGCCTATGAGATTATTTCTTGTGAAGAACAGCTTGGTATAATATATGATAAATTGGAAGGAGAATCTCTATTAGATTGGGTTTCGAGGACAGGGGATGTAGAAGGATGCGCAGTACACATGGCAAAGTTACATAAGCAAATCATAAGGAATAAAATTAGTAATGTGCCAAATTATAAAGAATTTTTAAAGGATAATACAGTTAATTTGCCAATGAGCAAACAGAAAGAAGTACTTAATATGTTAGAGAAGCTACCTGAAGCAAACACACTCTGTCATGGAGATTTTCATCCAGGTAACATATTTATTTCTAGTGATAGTACTATGATTATAGATTTCATGAATGTATGTCATGGAGATTATTTATATGATGTGGCACGAACTGTATTTCTGATAGAATATACGCCTGTGCCAATAGATTCTAAGGAACGAGAAATGATAATCTATTTGAAAAAAACTCTAGCGGATTTATATCTTATACAAATGGATGTAACTAGAGAAATGATACAAGATTATTTGTCAGTTATCATTATATGTAGGATGGCTGAATGTCCTGAAACTTCCTTCTAA
- a CDS encoding response regulator: MSTILVVEDEKAIADILAYNLEREGYHILVAYDGKKALEIIFDKKPDLVLLDIMLPKVNGFEVCKKVRSQLTTPIIMLTARGDSVDQVLGLELGADDYIKKPFVMKELLARVKANLRRVKMMNSESNLKNSLIEIGDIIIDDEKYEIRMKDKALDLTLREYELIKFLSKIPGKVYTREELLSEVWGYEYFGDLRTVDVTISRLRDKLKLDNNDTSEYIMTKRGRGYYFKVS; this comes from the coding sequence ATGAGTACTATTTTAGTTGTTGAGGATGAAAAAGCAATAGCAGACATACTAGCATACAATTTAGAGCGAGAGGGATATCATATATTAGTAGCTTATGATGGCAAGAAAGCCCTAGAAATTATTTTTGATAAGAAACCAGATTTAGTATTGCTAGACATAATGTTGCCAAAGGTAAATGGTTTTGAGGTATGTAAGAAAGTTAGAAGCCAACTAACAACACCGATTATAATGTTAACTGCTAGAGGGGATTCAGTGGATCAAGTATTAGGCTTAGAATTAGGAGCCGATGACTACATTAAAAAGCCTTTTGTTATGAAAGAACTATTAGCTCGAGTAAAAGCAAATTTAAGGCGGGTAAAAATGATGAATAGTGAATCAAATCTTAAAAACAGTCTAATCGAAATAGGAGATATAATTATTGATGATGAAAAATACGAAATAAGAATGAAGGATAAGGCACTAGACTTAACCTTACGAGAATATGAGTTAATAAAATTTTTGTCAAAAATACCGGGTAAAGTTTATACGAGAGAAGAGTTATTGAGTGAAGTATGGGGATATGAATATTTTGGGGATCTTAGAACAGTTGATGTGACTATAAGCAGATTAAGGGATAAGTTAAAATTGGATAATAATGATACAAGTGAATACATAATGACTAAGCGAGGAAGAGGGTATTATTTTAAAGTTAGTTAA
- a CDS encoding class I SAM-dependent methyltransferase has protein sequence MENHLELVAKSYDKAIDFGRRGIDLYENLPEHITNHPDYPMFQRLKMEGQLSDSGRKEIKDYLSPNANMKFIDLGCCLNLMFNGYDNWLSIYHGVDISSKTIQLLNEFVMKKRLPIGSLYCGSIHETPFETNYFDIGACVGILEYFEKDFIEKAIIEAHRIIKPYGKFVLDVPNFDSPVFRITMLIEEHLGRADKFNMSSQEFDVMLKDYFEIEKTEKVAGMIQYFLSCKK, from the coding sequence ATGGAAAACCATTTGGAGTTGGTTGCAAAATCCTATGATAAAGCCATTGATTTTGGGAGGAGGGGTATTGATTTGTACGAAAATCTACCAGAGCATATTACAAATCATCCCGACTATCCTATGTTTCAGAGGCTGAAAATGGAAGGACAACTATCCGATAGTGGACGTAAGGAAATCAAGGATTATCTTTCGCCAAATGCAAATATGAAATTTATTGATCTCGGATGCTGTTTAAACCTAATGTTCAATGGGTATGATAATTGGCTCTCAATATATCATGGGGTTGATATAAGTAGCAAAACCATTCAGCTGCTTAATGAGTTTGTTATGAAGAAGAGATTGCCTATTGGATCATTGTATTGCGGTAGTATACATGAAACGCCATTTGAAACTAATTATTTTGACATTGGTGCATGTGTCGGCATACTTGAGTATTTTGAAAAAGACTTTATTGAAAAAGCAATCATAGAAGCTCATCGAATTATAAAACCTTATGGAAAATTTGTTCTTGATGTTCCTAACTTTGATAGCCCAGTCTTCCGAATTACGATGTTAATTGAGGAACATTTAGGAAGAGCTGATAAATTTAACATGTCATCTCAAGAATTTGATGTTATGCTGAAAGATTACTTTGAAATAGAAAAAACCGAGAAAGTAGCCGGCATGATTCAATATTTCTTGAGTTGTAAAAAGTAA